One region of Fragaria vesca subsp. vesca linkage group LG4, FraVesHawaii_1.0, whole genome shotgun sequence genomic DNA includes:
- the LOC101301382 gene encoding uncharacterized protein LOC101301382, which yields MSPATSKSKSKDKKSGKEAPAPALKPSAGPANAGSGIPASAYNPLLGTFHTLELSPTSAASAIHSNSRFRNIDETDDHSGGSMAAGVEYDSVSNNGSWSGESEEHKDKTSNPPAKPETVPGADNDKREKIRQKNERKHQRQKERRAQELHERCSGYLMSRKLEALAQQLVAMGFEQEKTTEALIQNEGRVEESVAWLIEDAEDEDSGKPKDQNTGGSNLKIDISEELAQIAVLEARFKCSKQEVERAIVACEGDLHKAAESLRIAKQDTPSVSPKPEETGDPPTASNGKLPVTVNQNLRPQVKSNLPPTIQQRRDDKDFNYTKQGATVGGPVDSANRPLQPLKRGQPKLEWAKGQPTPVPAERKWSSAGSNPSVSYSLASPLQASPPVKTEARYVAVGGELKNLLPGTVREPVIMMQRPQSVNTKQVPATSMSSSPPGNATNWYPSTSVELMRPSGFLPQIPSSTSLSTSNLGSNQMYHQFQYQQQQQQQQQQQQHHHFISGVPGDSPGPSRGNNLWNRAGASQTLAAASSLGLFSGLGSAGSSGASSPVDWSAGGGSYRHLDYNNIDWSLDRGVTPSTRPNGLWTGMHSSMKSSANFYDPKTTGLGAQSAMRPASANINGVTLVGLQDGVANADASAAGSGEWTSPFEGVDLFRIPRQFVSSSP from the coding sequence ATGTCTCCAGCGACTTCGAAATCCAAATCAAAGGACAAGAAGTCAGGGAAAGAGGCCCCGGCGCCTGCTTTAAAGCCGTCGGCAGGGCCTGCTAATGCAGGGAGTGGTATCCCGGCTAGTGCATACAATCCACTTCTAGGGACATTCCATACCCTTGAATTGTCACCGACTTCCGCTGCGTCGGCTATTCACAGTAATAGTCGGTTTCGGAATATAGATGAAACAGATGACCATTCTGGGGGCTCGATGGCTGCTGGAGTGGAGTATGATTCTGTTTCAAATAATGGTAGCTGGTCTGGTGAGTCAGAAGAACATAAAGACAAAACATCTAATCCTCCTGCTAAGCCAGAAACAGTACCGGGAGCTGACAACGACAAGCGAGAGAAAATTCGTCAGAAGAATGAGAGGAAGCATCAGCGTCAGAAAGAGCGGCGAGCCCAAGAGTTGCATGAACGGTGTAGCGGTTATCTTATGTCGAGAAAGCTTGAGGCACTTGCTCAACAGCTGGTGGCAATGGGTTTTGAACAAGAGAAGACGACAGAGGCTCTCATACAGAATGAAGGCCGTGTAGAGGAATCAGTAGCATGGCTTATTGAAGATGCAGAAGATGAAGATTCAGGTAAGCCAAAAGATCAAAACACTGGTGGCAGTAATTTGAAAATTGACATATCAGAAGAGCTTGCTCAGATTGCTGTTTTGGAAGCAAGGTTTAAGTGCTCGAAACAGGAGGTTGAAAGAGCTATTGTAGCCTGTGAGGGTGATCTTCATAAGGCTGCTGAAAGCTTAAGAATAGCAAAGCAAGACACACCTTCGGTTTCACCTAAGCCAGAAGAAACTGGTGATCCTCCAACTGCTAGTAACGGCAAGCTTCCAGTCACTGTTAATCAGAACTTGAGGCCACAAGTAAAATCTAATCTTCCTCCTACGATACAACAAAGAAGAGATGATAAGGACTTTAACTACACTAAACAAGGAGCTACAGTTGGAGGGCCTGTGGATTCTGCAAACAGACCTCTGCAGCCTTTGAAGAGAGGACAACCAAAGTTGGAGTGGGCAAAGGGCCAACCGACTCCAGTTCCAGCTGAGAGAAAGTGGTCAAGTGCCGGATCAAATCCTTCAGTTTCCTATTCTTTGGCTTCCCCTTTGCAGGCATCTCCACCGGTCAAGACAGAGGCACGCTATGTAGCTGTTGGAGGTGAGTTAAAAAACCTTCTGCCAGGAACAGTGAGGGAACCAGTTATCATGATGCAGCGTCCTCAATCTGTTAATACGAAGCAGGTTCCAGCTACTAGCATGAGCTCATCACCTCCAGGAAATGCCACCAATTGGTATCCTTCTACTAGTGTTGAACTTATGAGGCCGAGTGGGTTTTTGCCTCAGATACCAAGCAGTACAAGCCTCAGCACTAGCAATTTGGGTTCAAATCAGATGTACCACCAGTTTCAGTATCAACAACAGCAACAACAGCAGCAACAGCAACAACAACATCATCATTTTATTTCTGGTGTCCCTGGGGATTCTCCTGGACCTAGTAGAGGAAATAATTTGTGGAATAGAGCAGGTGCATCTCAAACACTCGCTGCTGCTTCCTCCCTAGGATTATTCTCCGGGTTGGGGTCAGCAGGTTCGTCAGGGGCATCCTCTCCAGTTGATTGGAGTGCTGGCGGTGGCTCATATAGGCACTTAGATTACAACAACATAGACTGGAGTTTGGATAGAGGTGTGACACCCTCTACAAGGCCCAACGGGTTGTGGACAGGGATGCATTCGTCTATGAAGAGCAGTGCCAACTTCTATGATCCGAAAACTACTGGTTTGGGTGCTCAATCTGCAATGAGACCAGCTTCTGCGAACATAAATGGTGTTACCCTTGTGGGTTTGCAGGATGGAGTTGCTAATGCTGATGCATCAGCTGCTGGTTCTGGGGAGTGGACTTCTCCGTTTGAAGGAGTGGATCTCTTTAGGATACCCAGACAGTTTGTTTCTTCTTCTCCGTAG